The following proteins come from a genomic window of Ictidomys tridecemlineatus isolate mIctTri1 chromosome 9, mIctTri1.hap1, whole genome shotgun sequence:
- the LOC120892567 gene encoding uncharacterized protein LOC120892567, whose product MGTGEEEGKGPPFDFLRRNSSQAAGSRTGAGKGGAPIFKDFLSFPGAGLFSKKASPRELQGGGPPPAPGSQIVALGVLQPPAPPEPREERQPPLWDPRADSRAGRDAAAARLQLYGALLPRTPAPAPRTSAAAEPQLGIPTVTAPLAGLGVSRFSASQ is encoded by the coding sequence ATGGGgacaggggaggaggaaggaaaagggccTCCTTTTGACTTTCTGCGTCGCAATTCCTCGCAGGCTGCGGGCAGCCGAACTGGGGCGGGGAAGGGGGGCGCTCCCATTTTTAAGGATTTTCTATCCTTTCCCGGAGCTGGGCTCTTTAGCAAGAAGGCAAGCCCCCGAGAACTGCAGGGAGGCGGCCCGCCGCCCGCGCCCGGGTCTCAAATCGTCGCGCTAGGTGTCCTGCAGCCGCCCGCGCCGCCGGAGCCGCGGGAAGAGCGGCAGCCGCCCCTCTGGGATCCGCGCGCCGACAGCCGAGCCGGGCGAGATGCGGCGGCCGCACGGCTGCAGCTCTACGGTGCCCTCCTCCCTAGAACCCCGGCCCCCGCCCCGCGCACCTCGGCAGCTGCCGAACCGCAGCTCGGGATTCCGACTGTCACAGCCCCTCTGGCCGGGCTCGGGGTTTCTCGGTTTTCGGCGTCACAATAA